One region of Streptomyces subrutilus genomic DNA includes:
- the truB gene encoding tRNA pseudouridine(55) synthase TruB, with amino-acid sequence MSTNAGQKTPGGTSRPEAGGGLVIVDKPSGFTSHDVVAKMRGIARTRRVGHAGTLDPMATGVLVLGVEKATKLLGHLALTEKEYLGTIRLGQNTLTDDAEGEITSSTDATGVTRPAVDAGIAKLTGEIMQVPSKVSAIKIKGVRSYKRARDGEDFEIPARPVTVSSFQVYDMREAEAEDGTKVVDLVVSVVCSSGTYIRALARDLGADLGVGGHLTALRRTRVGPYKIDRARTLDQLQEELAVMPIGEAAAAAFPRWDLDARRASLLANGVRIEMPDAYEPGRTVAVFGPEGTLLGLVESKGGKAKSLAVFV; translated from the coding sequence ATGAGCACCAACGCAGGGCAGAAGACCCCTGGGGGTACCTCCCGGCCGGAGGCTGGGGGAGGCTTGGTCATCGTCGACAAGCCGTCCGGCTTCACTTCGCACGACGTGGTCGCCAAGATGCGCGGGATCGCCCGGACCCGCCGCGTCGGCCACGCCGGCACGCTCGACCCGATGGCGACGGGCGTGCTGGTCCTGGGCGTCGAGAAGGCCACCAAGCTCCTCGGCCACCTCGCGCTCACGGAGAAGGAGTACCTCGGCACGATCCGCCTGGGCCAGAACACCCTGACGGACGACGCCGAAGGCGAGATCACCAGCTCCACGGACGCCACCGGGGTGACCCGGCCGGCCGTGGACGCGGGCATCGCCAAGCTGACCGGTGAGATCATGCAGGTCCCGTCCAAGGTCAGCGCCATCAAGATCAAGGGCGTGCGCTCCTACAAGCGCGCCCGGGACGGCGAGGACTTCGAGATCCCGGCCCGGCCGGTCACCGTCTCCTCCTTCCAGGTCTACGACATGCGCGAGGCCGAGGCCGAGGACGGCACCAAGGTCGTCGACCTCGTCGTCTCCGTCGTCTGCTCCAGCGGTACGTACATCCGGGCGCTGGCCCGTGACCTGGGTGCCGACCTCGGCGTCGGCGGGCACCTGACCGCGCTGCGGCGCACCCGGGTGGGCCCGTACAAGATCGACCGGGCGCGCACGCTGGACCAGCTCCAGGAGGAGCTGGCCGTCATGCCGATCGGCGAGGCGGCGGCCGCGGCCTTCCCGCGCTGGGACCTGGACGCCCGGCGCGCCTCGCTGCTCGCCAACGGCGTGCGGATCGAGATGCCCGACGCGTACGAGCCCGGCCGGACCGTGGCGGTCTTCGGGCCGGAGGGAACGCTGCTCGGGCTCGTGGAGAGCAAGGGCGGCAAGGCCAAGTCCCTCGCGGTCTTCGTCTGA
- a CDS encoding DUF503 domain-containing protein produces MYVGTLSFDLLLGDVHSLKEKRSVVRPIVAELQRKFSVSAAEVGDQDLHRRARIGVALVSGDAGFLSDVLDRCERLVAARPEVELLSVRRRLHGDED; encoded by the coding sequence ATGTACGTGGGGACTCTGTCCTTCGATCTGCTCCTCGGCGACGTCCACTCGCTGAAGGAGAAACGCTCCGTCGTCCGGCCCATCGTCGCCGAGCTCCAACGCAAGTTCTCGGTGAGCGCGGCCGAAGTGGGCGACCAGGACCTGCACCGCAGGGCCCGTATAGGGGTCGCTCTGGTAAGTGGGGACGCGGGGTTCCTCTCGGACGTACTGGACCGCTGTGAGCGGCTGGTCGCGGCGCGTCCGGAAGTGGAGCTGCTGTCCGTACGGCGGCGCCTCCACGGTGATGAAGACTGA
- the rbfA gene encoding 30S ribosome-binding factor RbfA yields MADNARAKKLADLIREVVAEKLQRGVKDPRLGTHVTITDTRVTGDLREATVFYTVYGDDEDRASAAAGLESAKGVLRSAVGRAAGTKFTPTLTFVADALPENAKTIEDLLDKVRASDAQVREVSSGAKYAGDADPYKKPGEDDDSDEDAAAE; encoded by the coding sequence GTGGCCGACAATGCGCGGGCGAAGAAGCTGGCGGACCTCATCCGGGAGGTGGTGGCGGAGAAGCTGCAGCGTGGTGTCAAGGACCCCCGCCTCGGTACGCACGTGACCATCACGGACACCCGGGTCACCGGCGATCTGCGGGAGGCCACGGTCTTCTACACGGTCTACGGCGACGACGAGGACCGGGCCAGCGCGGCAGCGGGCCTGGAGAGCGCCAAGGGCGTACTGCGCTCCGCGGTGGGCCGGGCGGCGGGCACCAAGTTCACGCCCACCCTGACCTTCGTCGCGGACGCCCTCCCGGAGAACGCCAAGACCATCGAGGACCTCCTCGACAAGGTGCGCGCCTCCGACGCCCAGGTACGCGAGGTCTCCTCGGGTGCCAAGTACGCCGGCGACGCCGACCCGTACAAGAAGCCGGGCGAGGACGACGACTCCGACGAGGACGCAGCCGCGGAATGA